GCCGCCCCGGGCGTCGGTGCAAAGGCAAAGGCCCACCACAACAAGGTGGCCCCCAGCCAAATACATATTGCTAAAAGCACCGACTTCTTCATTCTCGATTATCCTACCTTCCACAGGAAGGACAAAATCTTCCAGTTGGTGAAGTAGTAAAGTACAAAACACACCAAAAAGATGGTGACCAAAACCACGGTGCCTTTGGCGCCAAGCAAATGGGCCTTCTGTACATGGTCTCCGGTGTGGACCTGGGGAGGCAGTTTGTGCACCCCTTGTGGAACACCTGGTGCTCCATTCTTGATGTCGGCCTCGGTGATCTTTTTGCCAAAGAACACGGTCACTACGGCAATGGCAATGTACATTAAGGCTCCAGTGACGGCAATTAATCCACCAATACCCATAAGGGCCTGTAACATTCCCACTGCTGGGTGGAATTCAACCGGGAAGAGAGCACCGGCAAAAGTGATGTCCCAGTGGCGACGAGGAACACCAAAAATCCCCTGGAAGATCATCGCCATGGCCATTATGCTGATACCAAAGCCAAAGAAGTAGGGTTGAACCTTAGCCATTCCCCAGAAAGCCACACGCTTTTGAAAAATCAATGGTAGCACGTAGTAGGTGACAGCCATGAACGCCAGAGCGGTTCCGCCCACCACTGTTGTGTGGAAGTGTCCGGGGATCCGCAAAGTGTTGTGAGCAATGATGTTAATCTGCTCCGTTCCGATGGTGACACCGGTGATTCCACCCATGAATCCAAAGATCACGACCGACAAAGCCATTCCTGAGAAGGCGGGGTCTCCCCAGGGAGCCTTTCGCAGCCACTCGAAAAGTCCATTGGTGAAGCCGCGCAAGCGCTGACCCATCTCAATACCGGCAGGCACAGTAAAGCCGTGGATCATGGAGGCCAACACCGCCAGGTACATGGCGTATGAGGTATTCCACACCTTCCAGGCCGGACCAAAGCCAGGATCGACCAAAAGGTGGTGAGCCGAAGCCATCGAGATAAAGAGAATGTAAAGTCCGAAGGCTATGCGACTGATCTTTTCATTCAGCACCACGCCGCCAACGGTTAAGCCAGCCAATAGATACCAAATCGCCACCATCGCGGCCACATTGATCTGTTGCGAGCTATGCCCCAGTCCCCAGAACACCAAGCGGTAAATCTGTGGATCCATTTCCATCAGGCCCAGTGACCACAAGAAGGTGGGCACAAAAATTAAGGCGCCGTGGAGCAGGGTAATGATGGCAATAATTGCGGCAGTCAGGGCACCAAAGACAACCAGGGGCATGGAACCCTCATAGGTCTTCTCCCTCTTGGCGACGACCAGAGTGGCCATAAACTGGAAGCACACCAATAGAGCTCCTACCGCAAACAGGATGATACCCAGATAGTACATGGGATGAGCCATCAAAGGCGGATAGGAGGTAAAGGTCACATCCGCATTACCGGTGTAGACCATGACGTTGACCATGACCATACCGACGACCATCAAAATGAAATTGAGCCAACCGAGCTTGGGCGCGGGTAGTCGACAATTTAGTAAGACAGGTCCGGCAAAGTAGAGAACCGCCATTTCAAAAAAGACGATAAAAAAGATCAGCATATTCAGACCATGACTGGTCAGCATGCGATAATAGCCCTCAGCCGAAAGCAAATGCACGGCTTGCCAACGGGTGAGTAGAATACCGATGGCGGCGATGACTCCCAAGAGGAAGCATACTACAGCCACAACTGCGTTTACTTTAATTAGGTTTTCCGCATTGGAGTCCACCTTAAGTCCGGTCACGGAGCAGGTGCGAAACCTAGCGGCAATATTGGATACTGCACTCATGATATTTCCCCTTACTCTTCAACGATGACTTTACCCACCATCAAGTGGTGGCCGATTCCACAAAACTCATTACACATAATCTGAAACTCACCCGCTTTGTTAGGGGTGATGCGCAGACCATAGTCGTACCCGGGGACCACTTGAAAGTTCACATTCACCGGGAAGAGAGAGAAACCGTGGTTAAGGTCAATGGAAGAGAGATGAAGAATGTACTCAGCACCCTTTTTGAGTTTCAAAACCGGGTACCAGGACCACATCCGTCCCAACATATAGATGTCGCTACCAGCGGGAGGAGCGACAACAGGAACGCCCTTTTCCTCGCCGACCTGGTATTCCTCGACAAAGCGGTTCACCCGTGACTCAAAGTCAGCAACTGAAACCTTGGCGCGAATACCTGAGGGATTTTGTCCGCCCTTTAAGTGCCAAAAGGGCATCATTGCGAATAGGATCATACACCAAATAAATGAGACGATGACCCACTTTCTCTCCTGAGGAGCAGCTGGTGTCCACCAGACTCCCTTAGGAGAGACAATGCCAGAATGCATGGAATTGTCAGCCATAGTTGCAATCCTTTCCTTGTCTCACACCTTAGGGCAAGGTGGCTTGTGGGAGAGAGAGAACTTCAATCAACCCCCAGATTGTGTAAAAACCGAACATCGTTGCGAGACCTGCGAAGAGCAGGAGAAATGGGCTGTCCAACAGTCGTTGGCCCAGCGGGACTTCCTGATTAGAACTCATAGAACCCTCACCGTGTTGAATTTCAATGGATGGACAATTCAAAGTATATACAAATACTTGATGCATGGAAGCTAGCACTTTAGTTGAGGGATTTTTTTTGTGTGACGCATTATCTCTGAGACATTTTGTGTGCTCACCAAGGGGTGAAGGCAGCTGTTGCGGAGAGAATGTCCCAATACCCCCTGTGGGTTTGTCTTTCAGGCGGTTTTGCTGAGGTAGGATGTCTCGAAAAATTGGGAAAATTGTTAAGGCTGATGGAAAAAAAAGTAGCGGCTGAGAAAATTCCGGAAACGGCTCGTCGAGACGAGCAAAAAAATGGTGGCCCTCCCCATGAGGGCCACCGGATCCAGAGGATGTGGTTGTTGGATCTTAAAAAACCAAAATCAATATTAGCGACAGGAGCGACGTGAAATCACATCGTCTTCGCTGTCACAGCGGGTGACATGACAGCCATAGAGGCGATCATATTGGCAATTGCGACGGGCTTCCTCGCGAGCTTCCCACTCGGAGGCGCCGTAGCCATCGACGGTGAACTGGCGACCGTGACCGTCGTCTCCGGAAGCCGTACAAATATAGTAGGTCTGAGTGCAGCGCTCGATACAATCGCCGTGCTTTTTCAAACAACTGCGGCAACTGCTGTGTCCGCCGAAGTGCTCTTCCCAGCCATCATCGTAAGCGCGGCAGGTGATATCGCCATAACGAGGTGGGCGTGGGCGGTCCGGTCGACCTGGGTAACGGGGCGGCCGCGGACGTACGCGATCATTTCCGATCAAGCCGATGATATCTATTATATCACCTGCATCCAAAGCTTGGCCAATTGGCGCATATGACACCAGCATCAGGCCAGCGAAGACAAAATGTAACCATCTTTTCATGTTATTCCCCCTATGATTGTGGATTCCGTCCCCTTTTAGAGTCACTGTGACACCTTTTGTGGAATCCAGACCGGGAGACTACAAGGCTTGTGCCAAATCCAATTTTAGTGTCGAAACCTTTGTCACTGGTGGAGGCTAGAGTATCAAAATCGTTAGTGAAAACGCATTTGAACGATTTGACGGAAAAGTTGTGAGACGCGTTATTTTTGCTTTTAGAATAGGGATTGTCTTTCTGGTGTTGGACGTTTTGTTGATCTCGCTCACAGGCAACTTGCACGGGTATGGGAGCGGGTATGGGAGGCTTTGTGTCACTTCAATCAAAAACCTTTCTGCTTTTGGCAGAGGTTCTCATCAGTGTGCAATTGGCAATCTATCTTGGCGTGACGAAGGCTCACGATCATTATTCCAAATCCATTTTAGGTCGCGATTTGAGTGTGGCTGTCGAGCGCTTTCAAAGTCTGATTGATCAAAATGGCAATCCCTTGGAAAGCGGGGATTACCTGGAGAACCTGCAAAGGCAGATGGGTCTGAACATTCTCATTTTTAGTGCAGACTCGGGCAAGAAGGCCTGGGGGCGCTGGCCGGTGACTTCGGTGAACACTCGGGACGACTTGTACAAGACCGTCCTCGACAAGGTCGACGGGCGAATGCGCTATCTTCTCAAGGTGGATGACAAAGCCTGGATGGCCGAGACCATGGTGTTTCAGCTTTCCGATAATCAGCGGTTGAAGGTTTTGTTTTTTCAGGAAACCAAAGGGGTCTTTCAATCCATCCAAGATGTGGGGTTGATGTTAAAGACCATTTTTGCCCTGGGACTTTTGCTCACCTTTGGCGTGTCCTTCTTGGTCGTTCGGCGATTTGTCCAGCCTTTGCAAAGGCTGACTGATTTGGCGACCAAGGTTTCCAATGGAGACTACGAAATTAAAATCGAGAGCGAGGGCCAAGACGAGATTGCCACTCTCGGTAAGGCCTTCGCCAATATGAAGGAATCATTAGTGCAGACTCTGACGGAAAAGGAAAAGGTGGCCGGGGATCTGGAAGAGCGCAATATCAAAATGGCCGTTCTCAATAACCAAATGGAGCGCAAGCTGGAAGAAACCAAAATCCTTCTGCAGATTTCTCAAGCCATGACCATGCGCCTTCAGGGGCAATCGGTGATCGAAATCGCTCTTAGCCAACTCAAGGAGTACTTCAAAGCCGACATGGTGGCTCTGTTTGGTCATCAGTATGGCGATGAAAACTGCGAACTCAAGAACTATGTGGGGCGGGTGTTCCCTTTTGACGAGGAGAGTGGCGACCGTCAAAACCTCAAAGTGGTGATGGACATGGTGAATCCACTCCTTGACCGCGTTCAGCAGATGAAGCAGCCCGTGGTGTTTAGCGACTTCCTTAGTAGCGGCGCCGTCGGCTACGGCGGGCGTGAGGATCGGCTGACCACCTCACTTTTTCCCCTCAAAAAGAACAACAAGGTGATTGGTGCCCTTGGCCTGCTGGAAATGAACAGCGAGAAAAAGCTCGATGAAGAGGACATTCAGTTTATAATGACGGTGGCCTCCAATATTACCGTCCTATTAGAGAACGAATACCTCCACGAAGAGACCACCCGCGACAGCCTGACTCAGCTCAACAATCGCTCTTACTTTCAGGTGCAGTTACAAGAGGGGATTGCGGCCAAACCCACTAAGGAGTTTCCCGTGTCTTTGATCCTCTTTGATATCGATCACTTTAAGTCCTTTAACGACAACTATGGCCATCTGGTGGGCGACGCGATTTTGAAGCAGATCGGCTATATATTGAAGCGAATCCTGCGCAAGAACGAAGATGTCATGTGCCGTGTGGGCGGAGAAGAGTTTGGCGTGGTGCTCAACGGTGTTAAGCCCGAGAGGGTAGCCGAGATCGCGGAACGCTTGCGTTCCAATGTGGAACAACACAAATTCCTTCACGAAGGTCGTGAGTTCCACGTGACGATTAGCATTGGCTACGCCTGTTTACCCAACAGTGCCAAGACCGCCGATGAGCTGATCGAGAAAGCAGACCAGGCCATGTATATGAGCAAGAACCGCGGTCGAAATCGAGTCACTCCTTATACACCTCTCGTTACGGGACAGGCGGCCTGAGGCCGAGTGACTTTAATCAAAATCAACTTAACCCCCCGTGGCGACCGTGCCGATAAGCCAACAAGCCATAGGGGGCAATCAGTTGTCCAACAACCAGAATCCATTTTTTGGTCCCAAAGGGGCCGAGTCTCTCAAACAAATTGATGATGAAGGGCACTTGTTTCTTCTGCGCCTTTTTGCCGAGTCTCCGGTTGGGTTAAACCTTTGTCGTCTGAGTGATGGGATGTGGCTTGCCTCCAATCAGGCCTTTTTGGACATCATTGGATATAGCGCTGAGGAGGCTGACGGAGGATTGACCTATTGGCAGCTGACTCCAGACAAGTACGCTGAAGACGAAGCCGAGCAACTGAAGTCTTTGGATTCCACCGGAGCCTATGGTCCCTACGAGAAGGAATTCATTCATAAAGAGGGGCATCTCGTCAATGTGCGCCTCAACGGCTTTATTACAGAATGTAAGAGCGAAAAGTACATTTGGTCCTTTATCGAAAACATCACCGAAAGAGTGAACATCGAAAGGGAAAAGAAAGAAACCCAGGGGCAAATTGCCCTTTCTGCAAAACTGGCCTCGATTGGCACCATGGCTGCAGGTGTGGCCCACGAAATTAATAATCCTTTGGCCATTCTCTATATGCTCTTGGAAAAGTCCAAGCATGAGATCGAGATGGGGAAATTGGATCCCCTTAAGCTGATTGATCAGCTGTCCTCAGGTTTGGACCGTATCAAAGGCATCGTCGACGGATTGAGGATCTACTCGCGAACGGATGTGAACCAGCAGCGCCGTGAAGTCTTTCATGCCCATGAAGTCATCCAAAACTCGGTGCAGTTAATTTCAACTCTTTATAAGTCCACGGGCATTGAAATCGAGTGCCAGCTAAAAGGAGCTCGGGACACCCTGATGGGGAATCCCGGTCAGTTTCAACAGGTCCTTATGAATCTGCTGGAAAACGCCAAAGATGCCTTGGCAGAAAAGCCAGAAGGGCAGCGGAAGATCGTTGTTTCAACCGTAACGGATATGGGTACAGGTGGCCTGTGGGTTCAAGTCCGCGATACGGGCTGCGGTATTCCTGGGGATGTGCAAAAGAAGATGTTCGATTTGTTTTATACGACCAAACCGGTGGGCAAAGGAACGGGCTTGGGTTTGGGCATTAGTCACTCCTTTGTCCAGGAAATGGGTGGAGAGATCAAAGTGGAATCCCAGGTCGGTGAAGGCACCACCTTTACCATGAGGCTTCCCGTTTATCGTCAAGACGAATCCAGCGAAAACAAACCAGCTAAGGACGAGACCTCTGGCTCCTTGTTTTGTCCAGAAGGACAAGGCCAAAGGGTGTTGGTGGCCGAAGATGAAGTGGAGCTGGCAGAATTATTTAAGATGCAACTGGAGGAATGGGGATTTCAGGTCGAGTGTGTGCACAACGGACGCCAGGCCCTGGATCGCCTTCTCCAAGATCCGGAGTCCATCGATATCTTGGTGACAGATCTCAACATGCCAACCATGGCTGGAGATGATCTGATCAAAGAGGTGATTGCCCAACTGGGCGAGCGTCAGCCTAAGATTGTTCTCATGAGTGGGGGAGTTCGTGAAGACTGGGAAAAACGAATTTCCGGAGTGAAGGCTCACGTCGTTCAAGTTCTCAATAAACCCTTGGGTGCAAAAGATCTGTCCGTCGCCTTCACTAAACTCGCCAGTTAAACTACTAAGGGCAGGCTTCAGATAACAGCTTGAGGTTTTGGTTCATGCCGGCGGAGCGGTTGCCGGGTTCAAAGGCGCCCCAGCTGCCGCGGGCGGCGACGACCATGTTGAGGCTGGGGATCACAGTCATGACTTCTTTGCTCCAGTGGCCGTTGGCCTGAAAGGCATCAGGTGGGGCGTCAGGCCACACGGACTGCCCCGGATTAAACCACCAGTTGTAGCCGTAGATACCGGGACCGATATGGGTCTGATCGGTGCCACCACCGTGGGTTCCGATACCCAAATAATCACCGCGACTGTCGGTGCCGCCCGTGCGGGGAAGATTTCCCGCGACGTGGGCCTTGCGAAAATTTTGAAAGAAGCTCTTATTGAGAACTTGTTGCCCCTGCCACTTGCCCTCGTTCAACCAAAACCATCCAATGCGAGCAAAGTCCCGGGGAGAGGTTTCAAGACCGTTGCCGCCACGACTGCCAAAAATGGAGCCATCCTGAAACTGCAAAACACCGAGACGGCCGGAATTCGTGGCGATGCTGTTCAAAGAGCCTCCCCCATAGACCTTCTTAAGGGACTCGGCATAGAGTTGAATGGCATAGTCGTTGTAGGCCCAAGCGGTTCCAGGGGCTTCAGCGCGCATGTAGCCACTGATCATATTTGCCAAGTGGTGATACTGGATGTCCCGGTCTTTACCTGAAAGGTTCCAGCCCAAATTGACAACTTTGTCATTCGGACTACTCAGCTTACCTTCTTGAATGGCGAAAAACAAAAGTGTCGACATCACCGGCTTGGAGCTGGAGGCCCAATCGCCCCGACTGTTAGCAGCCCCCCATTCTTTAACGATGTAGCCGTTTTTCACAATCACACCCACGCCGCCCACGTTTGCGGCAAATTGATCCAGCTTAGTGGGGATTTGGCAATGGTCGCTGGCGGAGCGCTTTTCCCAACTGGCCCCAGGGAACACCTGGTTGGCTGGGCTGGTGACGACGCGTTCGGCATAGACCACCACTTCGTTGCCAAGATTTGCCGGTTTAGGAAAAAGAGCATTTCCGGTTGAAGAATGACTAAACTGTTGGCTCACCCGTTGGCCGGATACAGTGTCCATCCAAACCAGATTGTAGGTGCCGCTGAGAGCCCCTTTTATGCCCAAGTTGCTCGTGGCATTGGAGCCATAGGCGACAAAAAGATGGGAGCCGGGATCAGCGAGGACATACTGGCTGTTGCCAGCGATCAGTTCATCGTGGGGCGACAGAGTCTCCAGGCGAATGGATTCAAAAAACTGAGCGAGATAGCCGCACTCTTTGAGTCTCTCATTGGGTGTGGAGACAATATCCCAGTCAATCGGCATGATATAAGCACCGCCCATAGCAGAGGCCCAGATAATACGTCGGGCGTTGACACCGGTACCCACTGACCCACCGGCCGGTTCAGCCAAGTTCAGATTGTAACGTCCGTTTGCTGAATTCCAGGCGCTGACCATTTTCTGGTGAAAGTCCTGAGCCGAACTGCCATCAATTTGAATGGAAAACTGATCCACGTAAGGGGAGGAGGGCAAATCCATGTTGAGGCCACTGAGTTGATGGAGAGCCACAGGGTGATTCTTACTGTCGGTCTCCTTGATCACGCGGGCCATACTGTCGGCGCGGGCGGCACTGAAGCGTTCCTGGTACTCTTCTGCAATCACCCATACCAGATTGTTGTGATGAGAGAAGCGATTGACAATGGCCTTAATGAAGTTTTGCTCGGCCGAGGGAGAGCTGTTGTCTGAACCTTTGTTGCAGCCCCAAATACAGGCACTGTCGTCATAGAAAAACAAATAGATGACGATCCCAGCCTGATCCATTTCGCGAAACCAGGTTTCCCATTGATTGAGAATGTCGGTGTCCAAGCCCGATGAGGGATTTGAGTTGTTGAAGGGGTTGTGATCCCCTGGGCCGTCCCCGCCGTGAGAGCGGACAATTTGCATATAGATGCCATTGGCGCCGGTTTGCTTCATTTTGTTAATCAGAGCCATCTGATCCCCATTGCGGGTGCCGTTTGAGTTTCGACTTCCGCGATAGAGAAAGTCTTCCGGATCGCCGGCTCCACAGAGAAAGTGAGGGGTACCATTAGAAAACTTCAGCCAAGTGGGATAGTTAGTATTGGCTTGCAGGGGCCCCTTCACCGGAGGTGGATTTTGGCTGCAGACAGAAGTTTGCGCTGTGGCTA
This is a stretch of genomic DNA from Pseudobdellovibrionaceae bacterium. It encodes these proteins:
- a CDS encoding cbb3-type cytochrome c oxidase subunit I, with product MSAVSNIAARFRTCSVTGLKVDSNAENLIKVNAVVAVVCFLLGVIAAIGILLTRWQAVHLLSAEGYYRMLTSHGLNMLIFFIVFFEMAVLYFAGPVLLNCRLPAPKLGWLNFILMVVGMVMVNVMVYTGNADVTFTSYPPLMAHPMYYLGIILFAVGALLVCFQFMATLVVAKREKTYEGSMPLVVFGALTAAIIAIITLLHGALIFVPTFLWSLGLMEMDPQIYRLVFWGLGHSSQQINVAAMVAIWYLLAGLTVGGVVLNEKISRIAFGLYILFISMASAHHLLVDPGFGPAWKVWNTSYAMYLAVLASMIHGFTVPAGIEMGQRLRGFTNGLFEWLRKAPWGDPAFSGMALSVVIFGFMGGITGVTIGTEQINIIAHNTLRIPGHFHTTVVGGTALAFMAVTYYVLPLIFQKRVAFWGMAKVQPYFFGFGISIMAMAMIFQGIFGVPRRHWDITFAGALFPVEFHPAVGMLQALMGIGGLIAVTGALMYIAIAVVTVFFGKKITEADIKNGAPGVPQGVHKLPPQVHTGDHVQKAHLLGAKGTVVLVTIFLVCFVLYYFTNWKILSFLWKVG
- a CDS encoding cytochrome C oxidase subunit II, with protein sequence MHSGIVSPKGVWWTPAAPQERKWVIVSFIWCMILFAMMPFWHLKGGQNPSGIRAKVSVADFESRVNRFVEEYQVGEEKGVPVVAPPAGSDIYMLGRMWSWYPVLKLKKGAEYILHLSSIDLNHGFSLFPVNVNFQVVPGYDYGLRITPNKAGEFQIMCNEFCGIGHHLMVGKVIVEE
- a CDS encoding diguanylate cyclase, which produces MSLQSKTFLLLAEVLISVQLAIYLGVTKAHDHYSKSILGRDLSVAVERFQSLIDQNGNPLESGDYLENLQRQMGLNILIFSADSGKKAWGRWPVTSVNTRDDLYKTVLDKVDGRMRYLLKVDDKAWMAETMVFQLSDNQRLKVLFFQETKGVFQSIQDVGLMLKTIFALGLLLTFGVSFLVVRRFVQPLQRLTDLATKVSNGDYEIKIESEGQDEIATLGKAFANMKESLVQTLTEKEKVAGDLEERNIKMAVLNNQMERKLEETKILLQISQAMTMRLQGQSVIEIALSQLKEYFKADMVALFGHQYGDENCELKNYVGRVFPFDEESGDRQNLKVVMDMVNPLLDRVQQMKQPVVFSDFLSSGAVGYGGREDRLTTSLFPLKKNNKVIGALGLLEMNSEKKLDEEDIQFIMTVASNITVLLENEYLHEETTRDSLTQLNNRSYFQVQLQEGIAAKPTKEFPVSLILFDIDHFKSFNDNYGHLVGDAILKQIGYILKRILRKNEDVMCRVGGEEFGVVLNGVKPERVAEIAERLRSNVEQHKFLHEGREFHVTISIGYACLPNSAKTADELIEKADQAMYMSKNRGRNRVTPYTPLVTGQAA
- a CDS encoding response regulator yields the protein MSNNQNPFFGPKGAESLKQIDDEGHLFLLRLFAESPVGLNLCRLSDGMWLASNQAFLDIIGYSAEEADGGLTYWQLTPDKYAEDEAEQLKSLDSTGAYGPYEKEFIHKEGHLVNVRLNGFITECKSEKYIWSFIENITERVNIEREKKETQGQIALSAKLASIGTMAAGVAHEINNPLAILYMLLEKSKHEIEMGKLDPLKLIDQLSSGLDRIKGIVDGLRIYSRTDVNQQRREVFHAHEVIQNSVQLISTLYKSTGIEIECQLKGARDTLMGNPGQFQQVLMNLLENAKDALAEKPEGQRKIVVSTVTDMGTGGLWVQVRDTGCGIPGDVQKKMFDLFYTTKPVGKGTGLGLGISHSFVQEMGGEIKVESQVGEGTTFTMRLPVYRQDESSENKPAKDETSGSLFCPEGQGQRVLVAEDEVELAELFKMQLEEWGFQVECVHNGRQALDRLLQDPESIDILVTDLNMPTMAGDDLIKEVIAQLGERQPKIVLMSGGVREDWEKRISGVKAHVVQVLNKPLGAKDLSVAFTKLAS
- a CDS encoding serine hydrolase; protein product: MEAMKHLILTLMATTLLTSCGEFQAFDTGGLASRLGDPKAPSGLSTKVMSCSQIDLSWNTPDSDQFPNLKSFKVYRDGLFLLATTANSLSDQNLVEDSTYSYQISAVNQAGEESPKTPVATAQTSVCSQNPPPVKGPLQANTNYPTWLKFSNGTPHFLCGAGDPEDFLYRGSRNSNGTRNGDQMALINKMKQTGANGIYMQIVRSHGGDGPGDHNPFNNSNPSSGLDTDILNQWETWFREMDQAGIVIYLFFYDDSACIWGCNKGSDNSSPSAEQNFIKAIVNRFSHHNNLVWVIAEEYQERFSAARADSMARVIKETDSKNHPVALHQLSGLNMDLPSSPYVDQFSIQIDGSSAQDFHQKMVSAWNSANGRYNLNLAEPAGGSVGTGVNARRIIWASAMGGAYIMPIDWDIVSTPNERLKECGYLAQFFESIRLETLSPHDELIAGNSQYVLADPGSHLFVAYGSNATSNLGIKGALSGTYNLVWMDTVSGQRVSQQFSHSSTGNALFPKPANLGNEVVVYAERVVTSPANQVFPGASWEKRSASDHCQIPTKLDQFAANVGGVGVIVKNGYIVKEWGAANSRGDWASSSKPVMSTLLFFAIQEGKLSSPNDKVVNLGWNLSGKDRDIQYHHLANMISGYMRAEAPGTAWAYNDYAIQLYAESLKKVYGGGSLNSIATNSGRLGVLQFQDGSIFGSRGGNGLETSPRDFARIGWFWLNEGKWQGQQVLNKSFFQNFRKAHVAGNLPRTGGTDSRGDYLGIGTHGGGTDQTHIGPGIYGYNWWFNPGQSVWPDAPPDAFQANGHWSKEVMTVIPSLNMVVAARGSWGAFEPGNRSAGMNQNLKLLSEACP